The Paenalcaligenes faecalis genome has a window encoding:
- a CDS encoding sodium/glutamate symporter gives MEDSFHGIIAFALMGVMLFVGGVLRKNIPLLQSSLVPASILGGLIGFLLLSLNWIPSYKAVDFNTLTFHFFTLSFMSLCLTGSSKDKSLAGDSIVRGGMWLTLIWTASLGLQALIGYGLIVCYDALTGSQVGPFLGALITHGFTQGPGQALTYGGIWEKQYGIVNATQVGLIYASLGFLVAFVVGVPAARRVINKGQNLNKTSSIDATFLAGFFNVNQGKSTTRLVTHSANMDSMAWHLGLLGVAYVITHIWLKLMQAATAGYEPFGINIAVLFSHNMFFVHGLGVCVLMRLVIDKAGWDQYVDDETFKRITGASVDFMVVGTIMSISFAVLYSLLAPILLVAAAVTIATFILCWYSAKLSGKLAPERALTSFGCCTGSTGTGLLLLRLLDADFSTSVAKELAFFNLAIVLVNLPVLFILTPIAPSVSPSTYLLAMAATVFVPLALMPLLMKKNAAASFSPAAALGE, from the coding sequence ATGGAAGATTCATTCCACGGCATTATTGCCTTTGCTTTAATGGGTGTGATGTTATTTGTGGGTGGGGTGCTACGCAAAAACATCCCTTTACTGCAAAGCTCACTCGTACCCGCCAGTATTCTAGGCGGGCTCATCGGTTTTTTATTACTGTCTTTAAATTGGATTCCTTCGTATAAGGCCGTTGATTTCAACACCTTAACTTTCCATTTTTTCACGCTGAGTTTTATGTCCCTGTGTTTAACAGGTAGCAGCAAGGATAAATCATTGGCGGGTGATAGTATTGTCAGAGGAGGCATGTGGCTAACCCTAATTTGGACGGCTAGCTTAGGTCTGCAGGCTCTGATTGGTTACGGCTTGATTGTCTGCTATGACGCCTTAACAGGTAGCCAAGTAGGGCCGTTTTTAGGTGCTTTGATTACACATGGTTTTACGCAAGGACCGGGTCAAGCTTTGACGTATGGTGGTATTTGGGAAAAACAATATGGCATTGTTAATGCCACACAGGTGGGGTTAATTTATGCCTCATTAGGCTTTTTAGTGGCCTTTGTGGTTGGGGTGCCAGCTGCTCGTCGAGTTATTAATAAAGGCCAAAACTTAAATAAAACGTCCTCCATTGATGCAACGTTTTTAGCCGGTTTTTTCAATGTTAATCAGGGGAAAAGCACAACTCGCTTAGTAACACATAGTGCCAATATGGACAGTATGGCGTGGCATTTAGGTTTGCTGGGTGTGGCATATGTGATCACGCACATTTGGCTAAAGCTTATGCAGGCAGCCACTGCAGGCTATGAGCCTTTTGGGATCAATATTGCTGTGCTCTTTAGCCACAATATGTTTTTTGTGCATGGCTTAGGTGTATGCGTGTTAATGCGATTAGTGATTGATAAAGCGGGTTGGGATCAGTATGTGGATGATGAGACCTTTAAGCGAATTACAGGGGCTTCGGTAGACTTTATGGTGGTGGGTACCATCATGAGTATTTCTTTTGCCGTGTTGTATTCATTATTAGCGCCGATTCTTTTGGTGGCCGCTGCCGTCACCATCGCGACATTTATTCTTTGTTGGTACAGCGCTAAGCTCAGTGGAAAATTAGCCCCGGAGCGAGCTTTGACCTCATTTGGGTGTTGTACAGGATCAACCGGAACAGGTTTGTTGTTACTTAGGTTATTAGATGCTGATTTCAGCACCTCTGTAGCCAAAGAGCTTGCATTCTTTAACTTAGCGATTGTTTTAGTGAACTTGCCCGTACTGTTTATTTTAACTCCTATTGCTCCCTCTGTTAGCCCTAGTACCTATTTGCTGGCAATGGCAGCAACGGTGTTTGTTCCTTTGGCATTAATGCCTTTATTGATGAAGAAAAATGCAGCAGCATCATTTAGCCCTGCTGCGGCATTAGGAGAATAG
- a CDS encoding M20 aminoacylase family protein — protein sequence MTTLPPLSDWHDEFITIRRDLHQFPELGYEELRTADKIAQLLQSWNIPIHRGLGITGVVGILQGTQGPGKTIGLRADIDALPMPEQNNFAHKSQHEGKMHACGHDGHTTMLLAAAKYLASHNDFMGTVYFIFQPAEEGLGGAKKMIEDGLFTLFPMDAVFGIHNWPNMPAGHFGLRSGAIMASSNTFSIQIQGKGAHGAMPHLGADPILAAVHIAQGIQSIISRNIDPLDHAVVSITQIHAGSADNVIPDSAQIRGTVRTFSTETLDLIEQRLQLICQSSASALGCSATMDFDRRYPPTINHAAETLFCADLLKDWLGPDRVIDPVTPSMGAEDFSFMLEQVPGCYLFLGNGSGDHRVAGHGLGPCTLHNGSYDFNDDLIPIGATYWVKLATEWLKPA from the coding sequence ATGACCACACTTCCTCCGCTGTCTGACTGGCACGACGAATTCATTACCATACGTCGCGACCTACACCAATTTCCAGAACTGGGCTACGAGGAGCTTCGTACCGCTGACAAAATAGCCCAGCTATTACAAAGTTGGAATATCCCTATTCATCGCGGCTTAGGCATAACAGGCGTTGTGGGTATATTACAAGGCACACAAGGCCCAGGAAAAACAATCGGCTTACGCGCCGATATTGATGCACTGCCTATGCCTGAGCAAAATAATTTTGCACACAAAAGCCAACACGAAGGCAAAATGCATGCGTGTGGCCATGATGGTCACACTACTATGTTGCTGGCCGCAGCTAAATACCTCGCCTCTCATAATGACTTTATGGGTACAGTGTATTTTATTTTTCAGCCTGCCGAAGAAGGCTTAGGCGGTGCCAAAAAAATGATCGAAGACGGGCTATTTACCTTATTTCCGATGGATGCGGTATTTGGCATTCATAATTGGCCTAATATGCCTGCAGGCCATTTTGGTCTACGTTCGGGGGCGATTATGGCCTCTAGCAATACGTTTTCCATTCAAATCCAAGGCAAAGGTGCTCATGGTGCCATGCCGCATTTAGGGGCTGACCCTATTTTGGCTGCGGTGCATATTGCCCAAGGTATTCAATCCATCATCAGCCGCAATATCGATCCCTTAGATCATGCTGTCGTCAGCATTACTCAAATCCATGCGGGCTCAGCCGATAACGTCATTCCTGATAGCGCTCAAATCCGAGGCACTGTACGCACCTTTAGTACAGAAACCTTAGATCTCATTGAGCAGCGCCTTCAGCTCATCTGCCAAAGCAGTGCCTCCGCACTGGGCTGCTCTGCGACCATGGACTTTGATCGTCGCTACCCCCCCACTATCAACCATGCCGCCGAAACTCTTTTTTGTGCTGATCTTTTAAAAGACTGGTTGGGGCCAGATCGTGTGATTGACCCTGTCACCCCCTCTATGGGGGCTGAGGACTTTTCTTTTATGTTAGAGCAAGTACCCGGTTGTTATTTATTTCTGGGGAATGGCTCCGGAGATCATCGAGTCGCTGGCCATGGTTTAGGGCCATGCACGTTGCATAATGGCAGCTATGATTTCAATGATGACCTGATCCCTATCGGGGCGACCTATTGGGTCAAACTGGCGACTGAATGGCTAAAACCAGCCTAA
- a CDS encoding amidohydrolase: protein MITVFEAKRIITMDPSLPEATHIAVKDGKVIGVGPLNELEDLGSFTLDKRFANQYIYPGFVEGHSHALEGAMWSYLYLGYFPRHDPDGKPWQGCQSLEQIQKNLRDYAQQLPAGEPLIAWGFDPVYFEGARLDKKIIDEVVSDRPVVIFHANLHLMTVNSHMLAQTSLHTNSDVEGVMLGTDGLPNGELREMAAMFAVFEALGRSIFEEVASTKTLENYAKAAQRTGITTVTDLYNPLSDTGVEVLKTATAASDYAVRLVPAIAALDWQNNQGIERVFACQKDNTDKLQFGLVKLMTDGSIQGFSARMLWPGYHNGHENGIWNAPPETLKQIVLDYHQAGLQLHIHTNGDEAVELILDAIEEAQTLWYRADHRHTLQHCQFISQAQMRRAAKLGVCLNMFVNHIYYWGDIHRDKTLGYSRSRRMQPLSSALSLNIPVAMHSDAPVTPLGPLFSMWCSIARKTASGQSLGEHESLTIQQALYAVTLGAAYTLHMDDKVGSLEVGKYADMVVLDKDLYDIDSDDLPDLVVQATVLGGQVYANNG from the coding sequence ATGATTACGGTTTTTGAAGCAAAGCGCATTATTACTATGGACCCTTCTTTACCAGAGGCCACGCACATTGCCGTTAAAGACGGTAAGGTAATAGGGGTTGGGCCTTTAAATGAACTAGAGGACTTAGGTTCATTCACGCTTGATAAACGATTTGCTAATCAATATATCTATCCGGGCTTTGTAGAGGGGCATAGTCATGCCCTCGAAGGCGCGATGTGGAGTTATTTATATTTAGGTTATTTTCCTCGTCATGATCCAGATGGTAAACCGTGGCAAGGGTGTCAAAGCCTAGAGCAAATTCAAAAAAACCTACGGGATTATGCACAGCAGCTGCCTGCAGGTGAACCTTTGATTGCTTGGGGCTTTGACCCAGTCTATTTTGAGGGTGCGCGTTTAGACAAAAAAATTATCGATGAGGTGGTTTCTGATAGACCTGTCGTGATTTTTCACGCGAACTTGCATCTAATGACGGTGAATAGCCATATGTTGGCTCAAACCTCACTGCATACAAATAGTGATGTAGAGGGGGTGATGTTGGGTACAGATGGTTTGCCCAATGGAGAGTTGCGCGAGATGGCAGCGATGTTTGCCGTATTTGAAGCCTTAGGGCGTAGCATTTTTGAAGAGGTCGCTAGTACAAAAACCTTAGAAAACTATGCCAAAGCAGCGCAGCGCACAGGTATCACCACCGTAACCGATTTGTATAATCCCTTAAGTGATACAGGGGTTGAAGTACTTAAAACGGCGACAGCCGCCTCGGACTATGCTGTGCGTTTAGTTCCAGCAATAGCGGCCTTAGATTGGCAAAATAATCAGGGCATAGAGCGTGTGTTTGCATGCCAAAAAGACAATACGGATAAGCTGCAGTTTGGTTTAGTAAAGTTAATGACTGATGGTTCGATTCAGGGTTTTTCAGCACGTATGTTGTGGCCTGGTTACCATAATGGGCATGAAAATGGCATTTGGAATGCCCCCCCAGAAACACTTAAACAGATTGTTTTAGATTACCATCAGGCCGGACTGCAATTACATATTCATACAAATGGGGATGAGGCCGTTGAACTGATTTTGGATGCCATCGAAGAAGCCCAAACCTTATGGTATCGGGCAGATCATCGTCACACATTGCAGCATTGCCAATTTATTAGTCAGGCACAGATGCGTCGGGCGGCTAAATTGGGGGTTTGTTTGAATATGTTCGTCAATCATATTTATTATTGGGGTGATATTCATCGGGATAAAACGCTAGGCTATAGTCGCTCACGTCGTATGCAGCCTTTGTCTTCGGCGTTGTCTTTGAATATTCCTGTGGCCATGCACTCTGATGCTCCGGTAACGCCATTAGGGCCCCTGTTTTCTATGTGGTGTTCTATTGCTCGCAAAACCGCCAGTGGTCAATCCTTGGGTGAACACGAATCCCTGACCATACAGCAGGCTTTATATGCAGTGACTTTAGGTGCGGCTTATACCTTACACATGGACGATAAAGTCGGCAGCCTAGAGGTAGGTAAATATGCAGATATGGTGGTGTTAGATAAAGATCTCTATGACATCGATAGCGATGATCTTCCAGATTTAGTGGTGCAGGCGACAGTGTTAGGGGGGCAGGTATATGCCAACAACGGCTAA
- a CDS encoding acyl-CoA thioesterase → MSSALISIPKDRDPVLRVIPMPGDANMYGDVFGGWIMAQVDVGGSVAASRRAHGRVATIAVNSFTFKQPVFVGDLLSVYAEIIKTGNTSITVSVEVFAERKLLPDETVKVTEAVLTYVATDDQRRSRPLPAIE, encoded by the coding sequence ATGAGCTCAGCGCTAATTTCCATCCCCAAAGACCGCGACCCCGTTTTACGCGTCATACCTATGCCTGGCGATGCCAATATGTATGGCGACGTGTTCGGGGGCTGGATCATGGCTCAGGTGGACGTAGGCGGATCGGTAGCCGCCTCACGACGCGCTCATGGCCGAGTTGCCACCATCGCGGTCAATTCCTTTACCTTTAAGCAGCCTGTTTTCGTCGGTGATTTGCTTAGTGTCTATGCCGAAATCATCAAAACAGGAAATACCTCTATTACGGTTTCCGTAGAGGTCTTTGCGGAGCGCAAATTACTCCCCGACGAAACGGTGAAAGTCACTGAGGCCGTCCTCACTTATGTCGCCACCGATGATCAGCGCCGCAGCCGCCCCCTACCCGCTATAGAATAA
- the secA gene encoding preprotein translocase subunit SecA codes for MVSLLRKLFGSRNDRLLKQYRKQVAQINALEPEYQSLSDEALRAKTDEFRQRIADGKSLNSLLPEAFAVVRESAKRVYNMRHFDVQMLGAIALHNGKIAEMRTGEGKTLMATLAVYLNALAGKGVHVVTVNDYLARRDAETMAKLYNFLGLSVGVVVPNQPNEEKKAAYQSDITYGTNNEFGFDYLRDNMEYHAAERRQRGLFFAIVDEVDSILIDEARTPLIISGQADDNTVLYQAINAVPPMLTRMTEEPKPQEPEPEGDYWVDEKAQQVHISEAGHEKAEKILSDLGLLPEGESLYEPRHISLMHHIMVALRAHTLFNRDQHYVVQNDEIVIVDEFTGRLMSGRRWSEGLHQAVEAKENVAIQNENQTMASITFQNYFRMYEKLGGMTGTADTEAFEFQEIYSLETVVIPTNRPMVRIDQNDQVFKTDQEKYNAILADIKDCHERGQPVLVGTTSIENSELLSGLLQKAGLKHEVLNAKQHEREAQIVADAGKPGSITIATNMAGRGTDIVLGGSLTSQIAEIQHDESLTPEQKTQAIDAIQAEWKPINEQVKAAGGLRIIGTERHESRRIDNQLRGRAGRQGDPGSSRFYLSLDDSLMRIFAGDRVRNIMERLRLPEGEPIEARMVTRSIESAQRKVEARNFDIRKQLLQFDDVANDQRKVIYAQRNEVLESSDISENIAFMREASVTDFFHQYVPEESMEEQWDIKGLQDALAKQFRLDIDLVSLVEKETHLTQEDLLDRVLDLSKEILEQKTALVGAEQWGGFERSIMLQSIDTQWRGHLQALDHLRQGIHLRGYAQKDPKQEYKREAFELFSDLLDRIRDEVIKTLLTVQIQTAPQPEPTPAVELENVSYHHSDYDAALSGEDPGIATATAEANDTDIPRVGRNDDCPCGSGKRYKHCHGRLA; via the coding sequence ATGGTTTCTTTGCTCAGAAAGCTTTTTGGCAGTCGCAACGATAGGCTGCTTAAACAGTACCGCAAGCAAGTTGCACAAATCAACGCGCTTGAACCCGAATACCAGTCACTTAGTGACGAGGCGCTACGGGCTAAAACAGACGAATTTCGCCAACGTATAGCGGATGGAAAGTCCTTAAACTCCCTATTGCCAGAGGCATTTGCCGTGGTAAGAGAGTCGGCTAAACGCGTCTATAACATGCGTCACTTTGATGTGCAGATGTTAGGGGCCATTGCCTTACATAACGGTAAAATTGCAGAGATGCGCACGGGTGAGGGTAAAACCCTAATGGCGACCTTAGCCGTTTATTTGAATGCCCTCGCAGGTAAAGGCGTTCACGTTGTAACGGTGAACGATTACTTAGCCCGCCGAGATGCCGAAACCATGGCGAAACTCTATAATTTTTTAGGGTTGTCGGTAGGCGTAGTCGTCCCTAACCAGCCTAACGAGGAAAAAAAGGCGGCGTATCAGTCAGATATCACCTATGGTACGAACAACGAGTTTGGCTTTGACTACTTACGTGACAATATGGAATACCACGCGGCAGAACGTCGTCAACGTGGCTTGTTCTTTGCTATTGTTGACGAGGTGGACTCGATTCTTATTGATGAGGCCCGTACGCCGTTAATTATCTCCGGTCAGGCAGATGATAATACGGTGCTATATCAGGCGATTAATGCCGTTCCGCCCATGCTGACACGCATGACAGAGGAGCCTAAGCCCCAAGAGCCCGAGCCCGAGGGGGACTACTGGGTTGACGAAAAGGCACAGCAGGTTCATATCTCAGAGGCTGGGCACGAAAAGGCAGAGAAAATTTTGTCTGACTTAGGCTTGCTCCCCGAGGGCGAGTCCTTATACGAGCCGCGTCATATTTCGCTAATGCACCATATTATGGTGGCATTGCGCGCACATACTCTTTTCAATCGTGATCAACACTACGTAGTGCAAAACGATGAAATTGTGATTGTTGACGAATTTACGGGTCGGTTGATGTCTGGTCGCCGCTGGTCCGAGGGCCTACACCAAGCCGTAGAGGCCAAAGAAAACGTCGCCATTCAGAACGAAAATCAGACCATGGCGTCGATTACGTTCCAGAACTACTTCCGTATGTACGAAAAACTGGGGGGTATGACAGGGACAGCGGATACAGAGGCGTTTGAGTTCCAAGAAATTTACAGCTTAGAAACCGTCGTTATTCCAACGAACCGACCGATGGTTCGTATCGATCAAAATGATCAGGTTTTTAAAACCGATCAAGAAAAATACAATGCTATTTTGGCTGACATTAAAGATTGTCACGAACGCGGTCAGCCTGTATTGGTGGGTACAACCAGTATTGAAAACTCCGAGTTGTTGTCTGGCCTATTGCAAAAAGCCGGTTTAAAACACGAGGTGTTGAATGCAAAGCAACACGAACGTGAGGCACAAATTGTAGCGGACGCCGGTAAGCCCGGCAGTATCACAATTGCCACAAATATGGCGGGCCGGGGTACAGATATTGTGCTAGGTGGTTCGTTAACTAGTCAAATTGCTGAAATTCAACATGATGAAAGCCTAACCCCAGAGCAAAAAACTCAAGCCATCGATGCCATTCAAGCTGAGTGGAAACCCATCAACGAACAGGTAAAAGCGGCAGGTGGTTTACGTATTATTGGTACAGAGCGTCACGAATCGCGTCGTATTGATAATCAGTTACGTGGTCGTGCGGGCCGACAAGGTGATCCGGGCTCCTCACGCTTTTATTTGTCCCTAGATGATTCGCTGATGCGCATTTTTGCGGGAGATCGTGTACGTAACATTATGGAGCGTCTACGCTTACCCGAGGGCGAGCCCATCGAGGCGCGCATGGTAACGCGTTCGATTGAGTCTGCGCAACGTAAAGTCGAGGCCCGTAACTTCGATATTCGCAAACAGTTATTGCAGTTTGATGATGTGGCTAATGATCAGCGTAAGGTCATCTACGCACAACGTAATGAGGTTCTAGAGTCTTCTGATATCTCTGAGAATATTGCTTTTATGCGCGAGGCGTCTGTAACGGATTTCTTCCATCAGTATGTGCCCGAAGAAAGCATGGAGGAGCAATGGGATATTAAAGGCCTACAAGACGCTTTGGCTAAACAGTTCCGCTTGGATATTGATTTAGTTAGCTTAGTCGAAAAAGAGACGCATCTAACTCAAGAAGACCTTTTAGATCGTGTTTTAGATCTATCTAAAGAGATTCTAGAGCAAAAAACGGCATTGGTTGGTGCAGAGCAATGGGGTGGTTTTGAGCGCTCTATTATGTTGCAATCCATTGATACGCAATGGCGTGGTCATTTGCAGGCATTGGATCATTTGCGTCAAGGTATTCACTTACGTGGATATGCTCAAAAAGACCCTAAGCAAGAATACAAGCGTGAGGCTTTTGAGCTGTTTTCTGATCTGTTAGATCGTATCCGTGATGAGGTGATTAAAACATTGTTGACGGTGCAGATTCAGACAGCGCCTCAACCAGAACCAACACCAGCAGTGGAATTAGAAAACGTCAGTTATCATCACTCTGATTATGATGCCGCTCTCAGTGGCGAAGACCCCGGGATAGCAACGGCGACAGCCGAGGCTAACGATACAGATATCCCCCGAGTCGGCCGTAATGACGATTGTCCTTGTGGTAGTGGTAAACGCTACAAACATTGTCATGGTCGTTTAGCCTAA
- a CDS encoding inositol monophosphatase family protein, with the protein MQTSLALSSSLEAAVQAAHAGAAILQAYASNRSELVIDLKMRNDLVSQADREAEFAVIDILRSQTPEFGIIAEESGGQASGQASWCIDPLDGTTNFLHGIPHYAVSIALIAHAGTQVNGEILAVDTPVIGVVYDPNREEMFTAMYGAGSWLNGQRIYCSHADSLANSVVATGFPFRDFSFADQYMPALHYAIEHTRGIRRHGAAALDLAWVACGRFDAYWEMGLAPWDVAAGTIIVREAGGISEDIYEQLPWPSRGYVYSGGKTVAPELLDMLKPHLKYPQKP; encoded by the coding sequence ATGCAAACATCCTTAGCGTTAAGCAGCAGCTTAGAAGCTGCTGTTCAAGCCGCCCATGCAGGCGCAGCTATTTTACAAGCCTACGCCTCAAACCGCAGCGAATTAGTCATTGACCTAAAAATGCGTAATGATCTGGTTTCCCAAGCTGACCGCGAAGCAGAGTTTGCTGTAATCGATATTTTACGCAGTCAAACCCCAGAGTTTGGAATTATTGCCGAAGAAAGTGGGGGCCAAGCTAGCGGTCAAGCCTCTTGGTGCATTGACCCTCTGGATGGCACTACAAATTTTCTGCATGGAATTCCTCACTATGCGGTTTCTATTGCGCTCATTGCCCACGCAGGTACGCAAGTCAATGGCGAAATTCTCGCGGTTGACACGCCTGTGATTGGCGTAGTCTATGACCCCAATCGCGAGGAAATGTTTACTGCCATGTACGGTGCAGGCTCATGGTTGAATGGACAACGCATCTACTGTTCACATGCGGACTCACTGGCTAACAGCGTAGTCGCCACAGGATTTCCTTTCCGTGATTTTAGCTTTGCCGATCAATACATGCCCGCCCTCCATTATGCGATTGAGCATACCCGTGGCATTCGTCGCCATGGTGCGGCGGCCTTAGATTTAGCTTGGGTCGCATGCGGTCGTTTTGACGCCTATTGGGAAATGGGGCTCGCCCCGTGGGATGTTGCAGCAGGTACCATTATCGTAAGAGAGGCCGGTGGCATCAGTGAAGATATCTATGAACAACTGCCTTGGCCTAGCCGTGGCTATGTTTACTCAGGCGGAAAAACAGTCGCCCCTGAACTACTTGATATGCTCAAGCCACACCTGAAATACCCACAAAAACCATAG
- a CDS encoding CobW family GTP-binding protein, producing the protein MPTTANRIPVTIFTGFLGAGKTTFLNRLLAQGVPANSLVLVNDFGQINVDADLIVYQDDQIIRLNNGCVCCTLGGSMAEKLAEIARSDPAPAALYIEISGVANAARVADMVRVSSRFDLAEVWCFVDVSLAQQHAQDSRVNQVWAQQIRSATRLVLNRLQDSRQIPEALQVLIDQSQAQIDYDLSAIDEASATKKQPFTMSSGSVGWHSFSFETEALVDLQQLKQLLESYASELYRAKGMVLAAPDAHSCVLQFTGGQWRLTPSRTLLQKTQLVFIGGNEAALQLLQQQLQELCIGTPALQ; encoded by the coding sequence ATGCCAACAACGGCTAATCGTATTCCTGTCACGATATTTACCGGCTTTTTAGGAGCCGGTAAAACTACCTTTTTAAATCGATTACTGGCCCAAGGTGTTCCGGCTAATAGCTTAGTATTGGTTAATGATTTTGGCCAAATTAACGTGGATGCTGATTTGATCGTTTATCAGGACGATCAAATAATACGTCTGAATAACGGCTGTGTTTGCTGCACCTTGGGGGGCAGCATGGCAGAGAAGCTTGCCGAAATTGCTAGGTCAGATCCGGCGCCAGCAGCGCTTTATATTGAAATTAGTGGGGTGGCGAACGCGGCCAGAGTGGCGGATATGGTGCGGGTGTCTTCGCGGTTTGATTTAGCAGAAGTCTGGTGTTTTGTTGATGTGTCATTGGCTCAGCAACATGCACAAGATAGCCGTGTGAATCAGGTGTGGGCACAACAAATACGTAGTGCGACTCGATTGGTTCTGAACCGCTTACAGGACTCTAGGCAGATTCCAGAGGCACTGCAGGTATTGATTGATCAAAGCCAAGCGCAAATTGATTATGACTTGAGCGCAATAGACGAAGCCTCCGCGACGAAAAAGCAGCCTTTCACGATGTCGTCAGGATCAGTTGGTTGGCATAGTTTTAGCTTTGAAACAGAGGCGTTGGTTGATTTGCAGCAGTTAAAGCAGCTGCTTGAGTCGTATGCGTCAGAGTTGTATAGGGCAAAGGGCATGGTCTTGGCTGCACCAGATGCACACAGTTGCGTGTTGCAGTTTACGGGTGGACAGTGGCGTCTTACCCCTAGTCGAACCCTACTACAAAAGACCCAGTTGGTTTTTATTGGTGGTAATGAGGCGGCTCTACAGCTCTTGCAGCAACAGTTGCAAGAGCTGTGTATAGGGACACCGGCATTACAGTAA
- the mgtE gene encoding magnesium transporter, translated as MTQTASATPSARPKLRRLDPEDAQLALHRLQGILKRQEVVNLLTEKQTSGDDRSEILSSLTHRRHENEIRAIINNLHPADIAFILESLPEAERQLVWDQVEKEHDADVLLEIEDWVRESLIKAMDADELIAAASNMDADEIAELASDLPADVMAEVQKGLTEAERAQLIAAMGYPEDTVGAIMDFEMVRVREDVSLEVVLRYLRRLQELPNHTDQVFVVDREDRLQGTLSLTTLLVSDPDSLVSSVMSTDYFSLHPLDPDTDAASAFERYDLVSAAVVDDFGRLIGRVPIDEVVDVLQEDSQEQELSRAGLQEEDIFAPVLSALRNRAPWLLINLCTAATASFVASRFEDTVSHIVILAFLMSIVAGIGGNSGNQTMTMVIRAMAMGRITGVNIWPLVKRELLVTFLVGMCGSLVTAGFAWFISRSIPIALVMMAAMIGNMLVGATLGVLIPTLRSRFGKDPAMGSSVLLTFGTDSLGFFLFLGLATVFLL; from the coding sequence ATGACTCAAACCGCTTCAGCCACCCCTTCCGCCCGCCCAAAACTTCGTCGATTAGACCCCGAAGACGCTCAGCTTGCGCTGCATCGCCTCCAAGGCATTTTAAAGCGTCAAGAGGTCGTCAACCTTCTCACTGAAAAACAGACGTCTGGGGATGATCGCTCTGAAATCCTCTCTAGTCTTACGCATCGTCGTCACGAAAATGAAATTCGTGCCATCATTAATAACCTGCACCCTGCAGATATCGCTTTTATTCTTGAGTCCTTACCCGAGGCGGAGCGCCAGCTTGTTTGGGATCAAGTTGAAAAAGAACATGATGCGGATGTATTACTAGAGATCGAAGATTGGGTTCGTGAATCCTTAATCAAAGCCATGGATGCCGATGAGCTAATCGCCGCTGCGTCCAACATGGATGCCGATGAGATTGCAGAGCTGGCCTCCGACTTACCTGCTGATGTGATGGCAGAGGTGCAAAAAGGATTAACTGAGGCTGAACGAGCACAATTAATAGCGGCAATGGGCTACCCCGAGGACACGGTGGGTGCCATTATGGACTTTGAGATGGTACGCGTCCGAGAAGACGTCTCTCTAGAGGTGGTGTTACGTTATTTGCGCCGCCTACAAGAACTACCCAACCACACGGATCAAGTATTTGTTGTAGATAGAGAAGACCGGCTCCAAGGCACACTATCTCTCACGACCTTGCTGGTTTCTGATCCTGATAGTTTGGTCTCATCGGTCATGAGCACCGATTATTTTAGTCTGCACCCTTTAGATCCAGACACAGATGCCGCCAGTGCATTTGAACGCTATGACTTGGTTTCTGCTGCGGTGGTTGATGATTTTGGGCGTCTAATTGGACGAGTCCCCATTGATGAGGTGGTGGACGTACTTCAAGAGGACTCTCAAGAACAAGAATTATCTCGTGCAGGTCTACAAGAAGAGGATATTTTTGCTCCGGTACTCAGTGCTTTGCGCAACCGAGCGCCGTGGCTACTTATTAACCTATGTACTGCAGCCACAGCCTCTTTTGTAGCCTCTCGTTTCGAGGACACGGTCAGCCATATCGTGATTTTGGCTTTTCTTATGTCTATTGTGGCAGGGATTGGCGGTAACTCGGGGAACCAAACCATGACGATGGTAATTCGTGCAATGGCAATGGGACGCATTACGGGGGTTAATATTTGGCCTTTAGTCAAACGCGAACTACTCGTGACCTTTTTAGTTGGTATGTGTGGCAGTCTGGTCACGGCAGGATTTGCTTGGTTTATTTCACGCTCCATTCCTATTGCTTTAGTGATGATGGCAGCCATGATTGGGAATATGCTTGTCGGAGCCACACTGGGGGTTTTAATCCCTACATTACGTAGCCGCTTTGGCAAAGACCCCGCAATGGGGTCTTCGGTATTGCTCACCTTTGGTACTGACTCATTAGGCTTTTTCCTATTTTTAGGACTAGCAACCGTATTTTTACTGTAA